The Lysobacter oculi genomic sequence CGAGGACGACAGCTACGACGCCAGCCTGATGCAGGGCGTGGTGCGCGATGCGCGCGGCCTGCACATGGAACGCGAAGAGAACGACTGAGCCCGCACCGTGAGCGAACCGTTCTCCGACTCGCGGCGCCTGACCGGCGCCAACCTCTATTTCGATTGCGCCGGTGCCGCGCTGGAAACCGCGCGCGGGCTCGCCTTCGACGAGGCCGCGCTGCAGCGTTGGCGCGACAATATCGCGCGGGCCCGCACGGCGCTCGGCTGGCCGCAGGCGGCGATCACCATCCGTCGCCACGCCAGCGGCGCATCGCTCGCGTTCGAAGCGCCCATCGACCAGCTCTACACCGCCACCGAAGTGAACGAGTGGGCGTGGTACGCGGCACTCGATATGCATGCCGACGGCACCCCGGTCGACGACACCGATCCGCCGCGCCCGCATGCCGCGCACTGGGATGACGATGTCGCATTGCGCACGTTGCGTGCGTTGGCCGAGGCGGAAGCGCGGCCCGCGTTGATCGCGCTGCTCGACGCCGCCGATGCCCACGGCGTGCCCGCGCATGCGGATGACGATGCGGTATCGATCGGCGAAGGCGCTTCGTCGCGCAGCTGGATGATCGACGCCCTGCCCGCTCCGGACGATGTGGCCTGGTCACGACTTCATGCCATCCCCAAGGCCGTGGTCACCGGCTCCAACGGCAAGACCACGACCGTGCGCCTGCTCGCCGCGTTGCTGCGCGCGCAGGGCCTGCGCAGCGGCTACAGCAGCACCGATGGTCTGTTCGTCGATGGCCAATGCATCGACGCCGGCGACTATTCCGGCCCGGTCGGCGCACGCACCGTGCTGCGCGAGCCGCGCGTGCAGGCGGCGGTGCTGGAAAGCGCGCGCGGCGGCCTCTTGCGGCGCGGGCTGGTCGCGCGCGATGCACGCGTGGCCGTCGTCACCAACATCAGCGCCGACCATTTCGGCGAATACGGCATCCATGACCTCGACGACATCGCCGCGGTGAAACTGGTGGTGGCCAAGTCGCTGGCCGCCGACGGCCTGCTCGTCCTCAACGCCGATGACCCGTTGCTGGTGCGTCACGCGTCCACGCTGTCACCGCCGCGCACGCTCGCGTGGTTCGCGCTTGAACTGGATACGGCGCGGGCGCATGGCGGCCTGGCCTGCGTCGTCCGCGATGGCCGGCTGCTGTTGCTGGATGGCGATGCCGCGCACGATCTCGGCGCGGTGGACGACATGCCGCTCACCTTCGGTGGCAGCGCCCGCTACAACATCGCCAACATCGCCGGTGCGGTGCTCGCCGCCCATGCGCTGCGGATTCCCGTGCCCGTGATTTCGGAGATGCTGGCGACGTTCGGTGGCAGGCCTTCGGACAATCCCGGTCGTCTGCAACGCTGGAGGCTGGGTGATGTCGATGTGCTGCTGGATTACGCGCACAACCCGGACGGCCTGCGCGGCCTGCTCGCCGTCGCCCGGGCGATGCGCGGCAACGGACGGCTGGCGCTGATCCTGGGCCAGGCCGGCAACCGCGAAGACGCCGACGTGCGCGCGCTGGCGATGACCGCCGCCGAAGCCCGGCCCGACCGCGTGTGGCTGAAGGACATCGGCGGCGACTACCTGCGTGGCCGCGCCTCCGGCGAAGTGGCCGGCATCCTGCGTGACACGCTGCGCGACAGTGGCATGGCGGAAGCCGATCTCCCGGTCTGCCTGGACGAGGCGCAGGCCGCGCGCGAGGCGCTGGCATGGGCCCGGCCGGGCGACATGCTGGTACTGCCGGTGCACGAGCCCGAACGCCGCGATGAAGTGGTCGCCCTGCTCGATGCCTTGCAGGCATCCGGCTGGCGGGCAGGCAGCGCCTTGCCTCCGCTTGCATCCGGCTGACCTCGCCAACGCAAGGCGCAGGCAACCAGCAACTACACAGCTGATGACGCAAACAAAAACGGGGCCCATCGGCCCCGTTTTTTTCGATCATCCATTCAAGCCTTGCGCATCGCGCTCAACCGCATTTGCTGTAGCCGCAGTTGAGGCAGGTGGCACAGCCATCCATGATCACGATGGCCTTGGTGTGGCACTTGTGGCACATGGTCGCGCTGGGCGGGAAGCTGGTGCCTTCGCCGGTCACGGCGATTTCCTCGCCATGCGCTTCGAGCGTATCGACCGGCGCGCTCAGTTCAGCGTTTTTTTTTGAGCCGGCCTGCTGTTCCTCGAACGCGCGGCGCTTCTCGGCGATCAGCGCGAGCTGGTGCTCACTCATCTCCGGGTCGCGCAGCATGCCGATGGTCTTGAGGTGGTCCTCGACGATCATGCCCAGCTCGGCCACCAGCGACGGCATGTAGACGCCGCCGGCCTTGAAGTAGCCGCCCTTGGGGTCGAACACGGCCTTCATTTCCTCGACCAGGAAGGTGACGTCGCCACCCTTGCGGAACACCGCGGACATGATGCGGGTGAGCGCGACGATCCACTGGAAGTGCTCCATAGACTTGGAGTTGATGAAGATCTCGAACGGGCGGCGCAGCTCGTGCTCGGTGCCGGCATTGAGCACGATGTCGTTGATGGTCACGTACATCGCGTGTTCCACCAGCGGCGACTTGATCTTGTAGGTGGAGCCGATCAGCACCTCGGGGCGCTCGATCCTCTCGTGCATCTGGATGACGTTGTCCACCGCCGCTTCCGACTCGACCTTGTCGCGGGCCACGCTGCTGCCGGCCTGGGCAGGCTGCGCCTCGCGCGCCTTGTCCTCGGGGGTGAGCACGGCGTAACCCTTGATTTTCTTGTCGATCTTGACGGCCATGATGTCCTTGCCTGATGCGTTGTTCGTATGGGGATGCACGCGTCCGCCGCCTTGGGCGACGGCGGACGCGCCGTGTCGCTTACTTCTTCGCGCGGGTCGCCGCGGCCTTCTTGCCGGCCGCGCTGCGTGCCGCCTTCTTGGCGACGGCTGCGGTCTTGCGCTTGGCGGTGCCGGTGGCCTTGGCCACCTTCTTCGCCACCTTGGTCGCGGTGCGCTTGGCCGTGGCCTTCTTCGCCGCGACCTTCTTCACTGCTTTCTTGGCGACTTTCTTCGCGGGTACCTTCTTGGCCGGTGCCTTCTTGGCGACCGCCTTCTTGGTCACGGCCTTCTTCGCCGTGGCCTTCTTCGCCGTGGCCTTCTTCGCCGTGGCCTTCTTCGCCGTGGCCTTCTTCGCCGTGGCCTTCTTGGCCGCCGCCTTCTTCACCGCCGCGGTCTTCTTGCCGGCGCCCTTGCGCTTGAGGGCCGCGGCTTCGGCACGCGCCTTGGTGGCGCTGGCCGAAAGCGACTTCTTCAACTCGCCTTCCTTCTTCACCACGGCCTTGCGTGCATTGCTCGCCGTCTTGCCGACCGCCTTGGTGGCCTTGCGCGCGACGCGCTTGACCGTGGCCACGGCGCCGCTCGCGGTGGAGGCGATGGTGCTGCCCACGTTGCTCGCGGTGTCCTTGACGTTGTCGGCGGCGGTGCCGATGGTGGCCATCATGCCGCTGGTTTTCTTCTTGGCCATAAGCCCTCCTTGTGGGCGCTAACCATGTGGATGGAGATGTCGGGTGTTACCCGCCGGATGCTATACCCGGGCCGCGCGCAATGTCGCGTGAGGGTGCAGCCGCATCACCATCCCCATCACCTGCCTTGAGCCTTGCTTCAATGCCCCTGCATCGGAAGCTGCAGTGAGCCTTGCTTCAATGCCCTTGCATCAGAACTTGCCGTAGTAGCCTTCCTTCAACGCATCGAACAGGTTGGCGGCGGTGTGCATCTCGCCGTCGTACTCGATCTGCTCGTTGCCCTTCACTTCCACCACGCTGCCGTCATCGAGTTCGAAGCGGTAGGTGGTGTTCTCGAGGTCGGCTTCCTTCACCAGCACGCCCTGGAACGCGGCCGGGTTGAAGCGGAAGGTGGTGCAGCCCTTCAGGCCCATCTCGTGCGCGTAGCGGTAGATGTCCTTGAAGTCCTCGTACGGGTAGTCGGTGGGGACGTTCGCGGTCTTGGAGATGGAGCTGTCCACCCAGATCTGCGCGGCGGCCTGCACGTCGACGTGTTCCTTCGGCGAGATGTCATCGGCGCTGATGAAGTATTCCGGCAGCTGGCCGGCGGCGTCCTCGGCGAACGGCATCGCCTTCGCGTTGACCAGCTCGCGGTAGGCCAGCAGCTCGTAGGAGAACACGTCGACCTTTTCCTTGGTCTTCTTGCCTTCGCGGATCACGTTGCGGCTGTAGTGGTGGGCGAAGGACGGCTCGATGCCGTTCGACGCGTTGTTGGCCAGCGACAGCGAGATGGTGCCGGTCGGCGCGATGGAGCTGTGGTGGGTGAAGCGCGCGCCGACATCCGCCAGCTTCTCGACCAGCTCCGGCGCGACCTCGGCGACCTTCTGCATGTAGCGCGAATACTTGGCGTGCAGCAGGCGGCCTTCGATCTGCTGGCCGACCTTCCAGCCGTCCTTCGCCATTTCCGGACGCTTGCGCAGCATCTCGGCGGTGACCGCGAAGGTCTCGGACATGATCGGCGCCGGGCCCTTCTCCTCGGCCAGCTGCAGCGCGACCTCCCAACCGGCCACGGCCATCTCGCGGGCGATGCGCTCGGTGAACTCGCACGACTCCTTCGAGCCGTACTTCATCTTCAACATGGTCATGGTGCTGCCCAGGCCCAGGAAGCCCATGCCGTGGCGGCGCTTGCGCATGATCTCGTTGCGCTGCTGCTCCAGCGGCAGGCCGTTCACTTCGACCACGTTGTCGAGCATGCGGGTGAACACGCGGACGACTTCCTTGTATTCCTCCCAGTCGAACTCGGCGGCTTCGCCGAACGGTTCGCGCACGAAGTTGGTCAGGTTGACCGAGCCCAGCAGGCAGGCGCCGTAGGGCGGCAGCGGCTGCTCGCCGCAGGGGTTGGTCGCGCGGATGTTCTCGCACCACCAGTTGTTGTTCATCTCGTTGACGCGGTCGATGAGGATGAAGCCCGGCTCGGCGTAGTCGTACGTCGAGACCATGATCATGTCCCACAGGTGGCGGGCGCGGACCTGGCCGTAGACCTTGCAGGCGACCAGGCCGTCATCGCGCACGATGTAGCCGCGGGTGGTCGGCCAGTCGCGCCAGACGATCTGCTGGGCGTCGGCCAGGTCGACTTCGCCCACTTCCTTGTCGGACAACGGGAACACCAGCGGCCATTCGGCGTCCTGCTTGACCGCGTCCATGAAGCCGTCGGTGATCAGCAGCGACAGGTTGAACTGGCGCAGGCGGCCATCCTCGCGCTTGGCGCGGATGAAGTCGCGGACATCGGGATGCGACACATCGAACGTGCCCATCTGCGCGCCACGGCGGCCACCGGCGGAGGACACGGTGAAACACATCTTGTCGTAGATATCCATGAAGGACATCGGGCCGCTGGTATAGGCACCGGCACCGGCCACGAACGCGCCGCGCGGACGCAGGGTGGAGAACTCGTAGCCGATGCCGCAGCCGGCCTTGAGCGTCAGGCCCGCCTCGTGGACCTTCTCCAGGATGCCGTCCATGGAATCGGTGATGGTGCCGCTGACCGTGCAGTTGATGGTCGAGGTGGCTGGCTTGTGCGCCTGCGCGCCGGCGTTGGAGGTGATGCGGCCGGCCGGGATGGCCCCGCGGCGCAGCGCCCAGGCGAAGCGCTCGCCCCAGTACTTCTGCAGCTCGGGCGTGGTCTCGGCTTCGGCCAGCGCCTTGGCGACGCGCAGGTAGGTGGCGTCGATGTCGGCATCGATCGCATCGCCCTGCTTGGTCTTCAGGCGGTACTTCTTGTCCCAGATGTCCAGCGAGGCCGGCTGCAGGGGGATCACGCGGTTCTCCGTTTCCTTGGTGGTCTTGACCGATTCCAGGCGCACGCTGCTCATGCCGATGATTCACTCCATTTGTCGTATGCGGTTGCGGGGGGAAGGCGGACGCACGCCGGTGGCCGCGGAGCCTGAAAAACCCGTGGACTGCCCGATTTCCCCTGTTTTCGCAAGAGCCGTTGGGCCCAATACTTGGGAATCGGCGTGGTGGCCAACCCCAAGATGTTGTGGAAAACAGGTAGGCAAGCTACGAGGCCATCGGCGCCCTGTCAACCGGGTTCACGCATTCATTTTTGAGAATTTTCCGTAGGTCGATGTGGCGGTCCCGGCACGCCGGGCTTAACCGCGTATTTAGGTAAGACCCCCGACACTGGCCGCCTGCGCCCGTCCATCACGCCAACCCCACCGGACCCGGGCGATAAAGGATGCCGATGCCCCACGATGCCCCGCGCCGCCCGATGCGCCCCCTGCCCACCCTGCTGATCCTGGCGGCCACCGCGGCCTTCGGCGGTTTCACCGCCACCGCGGCGCGACGCCCTGACCCAGCCCGCCACCGCCGAACCGGTGCCGGCCAGCGTGCCGATGACCGCAAGCCAGCCTGCCGACCGCCGTGGGCGGCCAGCCGGTGCCTTCGCTGGCGCCGATGCTGCAGCGGGTGATGCCGGCGGTGGTCAGCGTCAATACCAAGCAGATCGTGCGGGTCAACACGCCCTGGGGCAATGATCCGAGGATGCTGCGGATGCTCGGCATCCCGCCGGAACGGGTGGCGCAGTCGCTCGGTTCGGGGGTGATTGTCGATGCGGCCAAGGGCTACGTCCTCACCAACCACCACGTGGTCGAGAACGCCGACGAGGTTTCGGTGATGCTGGCCGACGGCCGCACGCTGAAGGCCGAATTCCTCGGCTCCGATGCCGACACCGACGTGGCGCTGATGCGCATCCCGGCGCAGAACCTGACCGCGGTGCCGCTGGCCGACAGCGACGCGCTGCGGGTCGGCGACTTCGTGGTCGCCATCGGCAACCCGTTCGGCGTGGGGCAGACGGTGACCTCGGGCATCGTCTCGGCGGTGGGCCGCAACAACCTGCCCGGCGCCGGCTTCCAGAACTTCATCCAGACCGATGCCAGCATCAATCCCGGCAATTCCGGCGGTGCGCTGGTCGACCTCAACGGCCGGCTGGTCGGCATCAACACCGCCAGCTTCAACCCGCGTGGCTCGATGGCCGGCAACATCGGGCTGGGCTTCGCCATTCCGAGCGACCTGGCCAGCAACATCATGGGCCAGCTGCTGGCCAACAACGGCCAGGTCCGCCGTGGCACGCTGGGCGTGGACACGCAGGACATCGACGACCGCCGCGCGCGTGCGCTGGGGCTCGATTCCAGTGCCGGCGCGCTGGTGACGCGGGTCTATCCGGGCTCATCCGCCGCCAGTGCCGGCCTGCGCACGGGTGATGTGATCCTGGCCGCCAACGGCCAGCGCATCGCCAATGCCGAGGACTTCCGCAACTTCCAGGGCCTGCAGGCGGCGAATGCGAAGCTGACGCTCGACATCCGCCGCGATGGCCTCCCGCTGCAGCTGTCCGCCGGCCTGCAGGAACAGCCGCGCGACGGCGCCAGCCTGGATCCGCGCCTGGCCGGCGTGACCTTCGGCGAACTCCCCGAATCGCTGCGCCGGCAGGGCGTCGATGGCGTGCTGGTCAGCGCCGTCGCCGCCGACAGCCGCGCGGCCCGCGCCGGCCTTCGCGGCGGCGATGTCATCCTCGAAGCCACCACCACCGGCGGCTTCGGAGACCTGGCCAGCTTCCGCGCCAGTTTCCGCCAACCCCCGGCGCAGCTCGCCTTCCGCATCTGGCGTGACGGCAACCGCATCGGCACCCTCGTCATCCCCTGACCCACCCCCACAGGAGCACCACCATGAGCGACGTCAAAGACAACCTCTCCCAGGCCAGCGGCCATATCAAGCAGGCGGCGAGCCACGCCGGTGATTCGATCAAGGGCGCGGCGGCCGCGGCCGGCGACGAACTGCGCCTGGGCAAGGCCAACATGAAGGCCGAACTGGCCGATGGCGCGGTGGCCGGCATCAACGCCGCCGAGCAGATGGGCGCCGCCGCCAAGGAACAGATGGACGTGCTGATGGAAAAGGGCCGCGACATGGTCGACAGCACCTCCGAGCTGATCCGCGAGCGTCCGCTGACCGCGTTCGGCATCGCCTTCGCGGCCGGTTGGGTGATCGCCAAGCTGGCCCGCAGCGGCGGCGAGAAGTAAGCCGCGATGTCGTCGGAGCGGGGCCCCGACGGCGTCATCGCCGACCTGATCGAATCGTTCCGCCAGGTCGGCGAATCGGGCCAGGCGGGCTTGGCAGCCGCGCGCGACGCCGGCAAGGCGATGCGCACGCTGGTGTCGGCCGACGTCTCGCTGGCGCGCAGCGCCTTCGGGCGCACGCTGGCGTTCACCGGCGTGGCAATCGCGTTCGGCGCCTCGGCCTGGCTGCTGCTGATGGCGGCGCTGATCGTCGCGCTCAACAGCGGGCTGGGCTGGTCGTGGCCGGTCGCGCTGCTGTCCACCGCGCTGCTCAGCATCGTGTTGACGGTGCTGGCCGGCTGGTGGGCGATGCGCTATTTCGAGCACACGCGGATGAAGGCGACCCGTCGCCAGCTGGCCCGGCTCGGCATCGGTGAACTGGCGGAGATGACGCCGAATCCCGGTTCGCCGGCATCGACCAAGGCCGCCACGGAATCGATCCCCACCGAGAAGCCCAACGGCGAGCCGGTCAAGGACGACCAGGGCATCGAGGTCACGCCGCCGTGACAGGCTGCTGCCGCATCGTCATCCCCTCTTTCCACTTCCACACCGGCAGCCGACGCGCATGGGCTTCGAACAACTGATCGACAAGGTCACCCAGGCCGAACAGGCGCTTGAGGCAAGCGAACGCGGCACGGTGGCGGAATGGCGCCAGCTGAAGTCCGCCTGGCGCACGGCATGGACGCCCGGGCGCATCGTCATCGCCGGGCTGGCCAGCGGCTTCCTGGTGGGCCGGGCGCAGCCGCTCTCGCGCACCACCGGCGGCGGGATATTGCAGCTGATGACGGCGCTGTCCGGCCTTGTCGCCAGTGGCAGCGCGCAGGTCGCGGCCAGCGAAGCCGGCGATGCCGCACACCACGCCGAAGCCACCGCCGAAGCGGTCGGCGCGGATCCGGTCGCGGCGGCGACAGCGCAGGCAATGCCCTCGCCCGACCCGCTGCAGGAACACGAGCGCATGCGCCGCAGCGGGTTGATGTGAGCACGCCCGCCGACCCTCCGGTCACGCCCGAGCCGCTGCAGCCTGCATCGGAGCCGGCATCGCCGAAACCGGTCGAAGTGCCGCCGCGCCCGCGCGCGAGCATCGCGCTGCTGGTCATCGCCACGCTCGCCGTCGCCTACACGCTGTGGGCCACGCAGGCGCTGGTGCTGCCGATCCTGCTGGCGCTGTTCTTCGCGCTGATCGGCAACCCGATCATCCGGGTCCTGCAAAGGTTGATGCTGCCGCGCGCACTGGCCGCGGTGCTGGTGCTGGCCGGCGGCATCGCGCTGGCGGTGGCGCTGGGCCAGCAGCTGGTCGCGCCGGCCGGCGAGTGGTTCAGCGAGGTGCCGCAGCAGATGCGCAAGCTGGCGCCGAAGCTGCAGACGCTGGCCAAACCGGTGCAGGACGCCAACAAGGTCGCCGAGAACATCGCCCGCGCGGCCGGTGGCGAGAGCACAGCGAAAAAGGCCGAGGTCATCAAGACCGAGGTCAACGACCCCTACAAGATGCTGACCGCCACGCCCAAGATCCTCGCGCAGGTGCTGGCGGTGATCCTGCTCACGCTGTTCTTCATGATCTTCGGCCAGACCCTGCAGCGGCACGCCATCGACCTGCTGCCGGGGCGGCAGCAGAAGCGCATCACCGTCGACATCCTGCAGTCCATCGAACGCGAGATGTCGCGCTACGTGCTGACCATCAGCGTGATCAACATCGTGCTGGGGCTGGTGCTGGCGGCGGCGCTGTACTTCGTCCTGCACCTGTCGCTGCCCGAGGCGCTGCTGTGGGGCACGATGGCCGCGCTGCTCAATTACGCGCCCTACGTCGGGCCGCTGATCGGCGTGCTGGTGATGCTGGTGATGGGCTTCACCACCCAGCCCGACCTGTGGCCGGCGCTGCTGCCGGCGGCGATCTACCTGGGCCTGCACACGCTGGAAGGCCAGATCATCACGCCCATCGTGCTCGGCAAGCGGATGGCGATCTCGCCCCTGGTGCTGATGCTGGCGCTGATGGTGTTCGGCTGGCTGTGGGGGATCATCGGCCTGCTGCTGGCGGTACCGCTGCTGGTCTGCGTCAAGATCGTGCTGTCGAAGGTGGAAGGCTGGGAAGGCTGGGCGAAGCTGCTGGAGTGATCCGGCGGGGCGCGTGCGGGTCGAGCGGCTAAAATCCCCGTGTGAGCCCGTCCCCGCCCCTCCGCGCGATCACCCTCGACCTCGACGACACCCTCTGGCCGTTCCCGCCGATCGGCGAGCGCATCGAGCGCGTGCTGCACGCCTGGTTCGAAGTGCATTCGCCGAAGACCGCCGCGCAGTTCCCGATTCCCGCCATGCGCCGGTTGCGCGAACGGATGATCGAGCGCTACCCGCGCCAGTCGCACGACGCCAGCTGGCTGCGCCGCAAGGGCATCGAGGTGGCGCTGGCCGAAAGCGGCGGCGATCCCGCCCTGGCCGATGCCGCCTACGACGCGTTCTTCGTCGAACGCAACAAGGTCGATTTCTACGCTGACGCACCGGCCGCGCTCGCGCGCATCGCCGCCCGCCTTCCGGTCTGCGCGGTCAGCAACGGCAACGCGGACCTCCGCGCGATCGGCATCGACCGGCACTTCGCGCATCGCATCACCGCCCGCGAATTCGGCGTCGGCAAACCCGATGCCGCGATCTTCCACCACGCCTGCGAACGGCTCGGCGTCGCGCCCGCCGAGGTGCTGCATGTGGGGGACGATGTCGAAGCGGACATCGCCGGGGCGCATCGCGCCGGCCTGCGCACCTGCTGGCTGCATCGCGATGACGCTCGCGAAAAACATCCACGCTGGCCGAAGCGCGAATTCATGCCGACGCTCACCTTCCCCACCCTCACCGCGCTGGCCGACTGGCTGGACGCCCACCTGGACGAGGTTCCCCGATGACCGACCTGCCCGGCCTGCGACGCAATGCCGCCCACGCGCTGCCCTTCCACTGCGTGCGCAGCGACGAGTTCGATGGCTGGCGCAAATTGCAGCTGCCCGCCACCGGCCAGTGGCTGGACGCGCAGAAATACGTCGCCGGCTCCGGCACGCTGGCCCTGCTGCCGGGCGGCGACGGCATCGAGGGCGCGGTGATCGGCCTGAGTGACCGCCACGATCCCTTCGCCTACGCGCACGCGCCGTTCGCGCTGCCGCCGGGCGACTGGCAACTGACCGGTGAGCTGGACGAAGACGCGCGTCGCGCCCTGCTGCTCGGCTGGGGTCTCGGCAGCTACCGCTTCCGCCGCTACAAGCAGCCGTTGCGCGAGCCGGCTTCGCTGGTCATCGGCGACGGGGCGGATGCGGAAACGCTCGACATCCTCGCCGCCTGCCTGCGCACCCGCGACCTCATCAACACCCCGACCGAGGACATGGGCCCCGACCAGATGGAAGCGGGCGTGCGCGAGATCGCCGGACGCCACGGCGCGAACATCGAAGTGATCGCGGGTGATGACCTGCTGGCGCAGGGCTATCCGGCGATCCACGCGGTCGGACGCGCCTCGCATCGCGCGCCGCGCTTCATCGAACTGCATTGGGGCGATGACGCCGCGCCG encodes the following:
- a CDS encoding Mur ligase family protein; protein product: MSEPFSDSRRLTGANLYFDCAGAALETARGLAFDEAALQRWRDNIARARTALGWPQAAITIRRHASGASLAFEAPIDQLYTATEVNEWAWYAALDMHADGTPVDDTDPPRPHAAHWDDDVALRTLRALAEAEARPALIALLDAADAHGVPAHADDDAVSIGEGASSRSWMIDALPAPDDVAWSRLHAIPKAVVTGSNGKTTTVRLLAALLRAQGLRSGYSSTDGLFVDGQCIDAGDYSGPVGARTVLREPRVQAAVLESARGGLLRRGLVARDARVAVVTNISADHFGEYGIHDLDDIAAVKLVVAKSLAADGLLVLNADDPLLVRHASTLSPPRTLAWFALELDTARAHGGLACVVRDGRLLLLDGDAAHDLGAVDDMPLTFGGSARYNIANIAGAVLAAHALRIPVPVISEMLATFGGRPSDNPGRLQRWRLGDVDVLLDYAHNPDGLRGLLAVARAMRGNGRLALILGQAGNREDADVRALAMTAAEARPDRVWLKDIGGDYLRGRASGEVAGILRDTLRDSGMAEADLPVCLDEAQAAREALAWARPGDMLVLPVHEPERRDEVVALLDALQASGWRAGSALPPLASG
- a CDS encoding TSCPD domain-containing protein, producing MAVKIDKKIKGYAVLTPEDKAREAQPAQAGSSVARDKVESEAAVDNVIQMHERIERPEVLIGSTYKIKSPLVEHAMYVTINDIVLNAGTEHELRRPFEIFINSKSMEHFQWIVALTRIMSAVFRKGGDVTFLVEEMKAVFDPKGGYFKAGGVYMPSLVAELGMIVEDHLKTIGMLRDPEMSEHQLALIAEKRRAFEEQQAGSKKNAELSAPVDTLEAHGEEIAVTGEGTSFPPSATMCHKCHTKAIVIMDGCATCLNCGYSKCG
- a CDS encoding adenosylcobalamin-dependent ribonucleoside-diphosphate reductase, with product MSSVRLESVKTTKETENRVIPLQPASLDIWDKKYRLKTKQGDAIDADIDATYLRVAKALAEAETTPELQKYWGERFAWALRRGAIPAGRITSNAGAQAHKPATSTINCTVSGTITDSMDGILEKVHEAGLTLKAGCGIGYEFSTLRPRGAFVAGAGAYTSGPMSFMDIYDKMCFTVSSAGGRRGAQMGTFDVSHPDVRDFIRAKREDGRLRQFNLSLLITDGFMDAVKQDAEWPLVFPLSDKEVGEVDLADAQQIVWRDWPTTRGYIVRDDGLVACKVYGQVRARHLWDMIMVSTYDYAEPGFILIDRVNEMNNNWWCENIRATNPCGEQPLPPYGACLLGSVNLTNFVREPFGEAAEFDWEEYKEVVRVFTRMLDNVVEVNGLPLEQQRNEIMRKRRHGMGFLGLGSTMTMLKMKYGSKESCEFTERIAREMAVAGWEVALQLAEEKGPAPIMSETFAVTAEMLRKRPEMAKDGWKVGQQIEGRLLHAKYSRYMQKVAEVAPELVEKLADVGARFTHHSSIAPTGTISLSLANNASNGIEPSFAHHYSRNVIREGKKTKEKVDVFSYELLAYRELVNAKAMPFAEDAAGQLPEYFISADDISPKEHVDVQAAAQIWVDSSISKTANVPTDYPYEDFKDIYRYAHEMGLKGCTTFRFNPAAFQGVLVKEADLENTTYRFELDDGSVVEVKGNEQIEYDGEMHTAANLFDALKEGYYGKF
- a CDS encoding NfeD family protein; translated protein: MSSERGPDGVIADLIESFRQVGESGQAGLAAARDAGKAMRTLVSADVSLARSAFGRTLAFTGVAIAFGASAWLLLMAALIVALNSGLGWSWPVALLSTALLSIVLTVLAGWWAMRYFEHTRMKATRRQLARLGIGELAEMTPNPGSPASTKAATESIPTEKPNGEPVKDDQGIEVTPP
- a CDS encoding AI-2E family transporter codes for the protein MSTPADPPVTPEPLQPASEPASPKPVEVPPRPRASIALLVIATLAVAYTLWATQALVLPILLALFFALIGNPIIRVLQRLMLPRALAAVLVLAGGIALAVALGQQLVAPAGEWFSEVPQQMRKLAPKLQTLAKPVQDANKVAENIARAAGGESTAKKAEVIKTEVNDPYKMLTATPKILAQVLAVILLTLFFMIFGQTLQRHAIDLLPGRQQKRITVDILQSIEREMSRYVLTISVINIVLGLVLAAALYFVLHLSLPEALLWGTMAALLNYAPYVGPLIGVLVMLVMGFTTQPDLWPALLPAAIYLGLHTLEGQIITPIVLGKRMAISPLVLMLALMVFGWLWGIIGLLLAVPLLVCVKIVLSKVEGWEGWAKLLE
- a CDS encoding HAD family hydrolase; amino-acid sequence: MSPSPPLRAITLDLDDTLWPFPPIGERIERVLHAWFEVHSPKTAAQFPIPAMRRLRERMIERYPRQSHDASWLRRKGIEVALAESGGDPALADAAYDAFFVERNKVDFYADAPAALARIAARLPVCAVSNGNADLRAIGIDRHFAHRITAREFGVGKPDAAIFHHACERLGVAPAEVLHVGDDVEADIAGAHRAGLRTCWLHRDDAREKHPRWPKREFMPTLTFPTLTALADWLDAHLDEVPR